CTAACATAACTTTTTGTGGTAAGGAACAGATGTGACATCCTAATGCTGaattttaaccttaaaaaaaagggCTATATCTGTTCATGTGATCTTTCTATAAACTTCAGGCCTTCTGACCTCAGCTGACACTGACTGAAACCATTGGTTTTGCATCCTGCTACTTCCTCCAGTCGGACCTATTCAAAATTGaacatttcagttttcttaaaccattttccttctttgtgttCATTTCCTTATTGTGTTTTCATCCCTGCTGTATCTATGTGACTTCTGTAATAGCTAAAAATCGAGGGTATCTCTCTTTGTGTTTCAAATTTAAGAACGTATAGTTTCATTAAGTGGCTGAACATGCCGGTGGCTGGATGTAAGCATGTGCATTGTATATACACTAGTTGTGAAAGAGAGACTGATATTGAAGATAGGTTTTTGTTTAagctaaaatgtttttcttttaattcagacAGAGAATTAGTCCACTACCTGTCATATTTCTTGCAGTAGTGAGTTGTATGATCCAGCCTCTAAGTGAAACTGTGGTCTGCTACTTTCAAGTGAAGTTTCGTTGTTTGGTAGAATGTAGTAGCATGGGTAGAAGCGGGGAAGATGCTGTTTTACACAGGCTTCGTGTAACAGGGCAGAGGTTTTGGCTGCAGTCTCTGCAATCACAGCAACCTTTGTTGCTAAGCAGGCTGTTTCGTATTGTACCAGGgaaaggttttgtttattttttaaaaaattgtggcTTCATCCTAGGCTTATTCGTATCTGCTTCCATCCCTGAGTATCTTTTTGGCTTATGGTAGAAAACATGAACTCATTTCCAGCCCCTTGTcctcttcattttcctctccAAAGTCATTGCTTCCTCttttgatgccttaagttcttgccTTGGTGACTGGaacctttttccattcactcTCTCCTGTTTCATTATGATGTTCTTACATCCACTTGACACAGTGCAGTAGAGATTATCTTGTTTGCCTGCTGCTCTGCTTGTGTAAATCCCCACCCGTCTGTGAGTCCCTCTCCCAGACTCTTGTCTCTGTCTTCTGCCTACCTCCATCTCTGTTCTTTCTTATTTGGCACACATCCCTGCATTCTGCACTCTTCCTGTTTCTCTTGCAGTAAAGCAGTCTTaatctttttctcctcctgtccagtACTGTAACAACAACCCATTTACAGTGCATGATTCAGTGCCCTCCCTCTTCAAGCCCTTTCTAAGATTTCCCTATAgcaagtctgttttcttttgccatgAGGGATGAATGTCTGTCCATGTACTTTTGCATCGGTTATTCAGTCTTAATCTTcaaaaatttatatttaaaatttttttaaaaatcaatttaccTTATAATGGAACAGAGATTCCTGGACTTTTCTAACCTGAAGATCTGGTGGGTCATGTGCTACAATTTTTTATTGTGGGCAGCTGCTTTAAAGCaggtaaaaccaaagaaaataccTTCCTATTGTGGTGTTTTCATGTAATGAATTGCCACAGAAATGCTGTCACGTTTGAGTGGAAATAACTATACAGTCATGACCTGGACTTTTCTTTGTCTAGATTTCTTTGGATGTTTCTTCTTCTACATAAAACTTGTGTCTAAGAGGAATATGAAGCTATCTTAACTTTTAAGGGGGGGATCTCTGAAATTTGGGTTCCAACAGTTGGTGGCTGTGCTTTGGGGATTGCTGTACATCTGGATGCATCTCTCATGTGTGCACTTCAGCTTACCTGAAGGGTTCAATTTAGGGTGCACTGACTGTCCTTTTTGGTTTGAACATGCGTAATACATGCAGGGTGTCCCAGAAGTATTCACCGTTACTGCACCTGCATAGTCCTGACTGGAGGAAAAAAGTTTACGAATCAGTATCACTGCTGAAGCATAGTTGTGTCTGTGAAAATATTTGGTATATAAAGTCaagttaactttttttaaaaaaaaagcttataggGACCGGATATGACAGCAGCAAAAAATCTAAACAGTGTgtttttttctacagctgttgTTGAGCTACAAGCTCTTTAGCACAAGGGCTTAGTCTTTTTTGGTGTATAAAACACATACTGAAAACCATTCTGATAATCCTGCATTATTGTTATCCTGCTAATTAGCAGCTATTTTTAGTTCTGAACAGAGGAATGCTGTTGAATTCATTTATCAAGGAAAAAAAGGCCTTTTGTACATTTGCTCAGGCTGTAGTCAACAAAATAGGCAGTGAAGCGTGCCACACCTGATACCCTATGCCTCTAGCATGTTAGACACAGTAGGGCTGAAATTGGCATGCCTAGAAATGCTGTAAAGAAAGGCGTATATAGTGTAACATTTGTTCTTTAATTAGGTTACTAGTTTGGAACACAGTTTCTCCCTTGTCCTCATCTATGCAAAGTAATAGCAGATAAAGACATCTTTTTCCTGTGTGTATTTCAGCAGGCCATCATGATTGCTTTATTATTAAGATTAATTTTATAAACCTTTTTAGATTCTGATTGacataaaaatctttctttctgggGTTTTGCTCAAAATAAAATGATAACATATAGCTGAAGGTGTGTCTGTCTTGGGTAGTTTTATAGGGTGCTAGTATCACACCAAGTGACTTTTGCAAAGATGGAATGTGGTACAACTACATAATGTCTTGATGCTTTTGGAAGATACATTTGACAAGAGGTATATGCTCCTGTGGTGTTCAGTCCTATAGTCATAGTCTTGTAGAAGGTCTTGGAACAGAGCATTGCATTGGCTGAGTGTTACTGCAAAGGAATTGTCAGTCAGTTTGCCTTATTGTTAGCAGGGTGGACTCAGTTTTATGCTACTTCTGTGTTGTTACAGGTCTGTAGTCTAGGTACCCTAAGTTACTGTTCTACTTCTTTCCCTAAACccatttgtgaaaaaaaaaaaaaaaaccccaaacactcccccccccccccccgccccgccgccaaaAAGTGgttggcttgttttgttttgttttgcctggtGTCTCTACTTCAAAGGTTAGGTTTTCGGCATAGCCATCAACTTCCATAAACTGAGCAAACCAAGCTTAAAGCAAAATTATAGCATTGATTTTGGAGTTATGAAAAACtactgagagaggaaagaaacccaTTGTAACATTTGCTGTTTAGTAATTGATGTTGCCAGAAGATTTGGAAAGATTAGTTCTTTGAGTTCAAGCTTACCTGTTATTTCAGTATGTTTTATGGAGAAATGTGTACATCACTAAGTTTTTTGAAGATGTGtgctataaaaatacataaatcttTGAAGGTGTGGATGGGTCTGAGTGCAGGCAGTAAAATATGTAATAAGTAAGCTGCATAAGTGCATGCAGGTTGACAGCTGTGTAGATTGTTGGTTCTGGAATTTGCAGGCCCATTTGTAGAAGCAAAAGGGAGCTGCCTTACAAACCGCTCAGGCTTACGGTTTTGAATGAAAGGGTGATGAAGCTTCTGTGTACTGTGAACAGTTTGGTGGTACTGGGCTAAGGCGGCTGTAGTCCTCTGTAGCTTCCCAAGCCCATTAGCTGTGGTTCAGAGAACTTAGAGCGTCACTGGTGAAGCCTGTGGAGCTTGTAAGCAGTGCAAGCCTGAACTTGACAGCAGTCTCAGACACCCAGTAGCCAGAAGTAGATAGGCAGAGCAAAGGGCTGGTGAGAATCCAGCGCTCATCCAGGCTGGAAGTAGAAGAGGTGGTGATTCTTGTGCAGGCAGTACCCTGAGATGAggaaagtccatttttcattttgacttcGTGGTTGTGATGTGTCTGATAGCTCTGAAACTCCTGTTGGGGTTTTGGAAAGAAGAGTGAGCTCTCTTCTCTGCCACAGGTTTTGGAATAGAGCTTGTGCTAATTTGGTGCCTTTTCTTCCACAAAGAAAACCAGTGCTACTGTCTGCATCTGCATTTGCATTCTCAAGTAGCAGCTGACTGAAACTGGCAAAACCGGTCACTTTGGATTTGGGGTGAAGCTGGGATAATGCTGGtgatttctttctgctgcttggaaaaaaagccaACCTGTGAGCAGCAAGAGAAACCATGAGGCTGCCTGAAGGTGCAGGAAGCAGAGCTACATAGTTTACACTTTAGAATGTGTTTACAAACATGCTTTTAGGAAAGAGAACTCTTTAGTCCCTGTTGAGAGTGgataaatatttgggttttttccaaatcctggtacaaagcaaataattgaagtttgaagAATTCCCCAGTACCTCTACTGAAACAAGCAGTGCTTAGGAAGGGCAGAAAACAGTTAACTCTGAAAACAGGTGactcaggtgaaaaaaaaaaagtaaattcaaatGTGAACTGTGGCAATGAGTACTTGGGTTAAGAAATTCTTAAAGATGGTTTTCTCTgctatgctttttcttccttattgtCTGTATGTTAGTATTGTCTACTACCAGTTTGTCCAGATATGTTCTGCTTTGTTGTTCAACCAGTGCTGCAGAAGAAATGTTTGTACCTGGAATTTCCTAGCTCGAGTACTTGTAATCTGTACAGTTACTCTGCTGCTTCATTGTGCATTTCTTAATTACGCAGTTCCTCAATACTGCATGTGCTGAACCTCTGACACATCTTACTAACTAGATCTGTTTCTTCTGAGATGCGTCATTTAGCAGCTCTTggggcagaattttttttttttttcagtaactgcTGTTTATATAGAGGATCAGGGCAACCTTCAGGAAACTGCTACTGCAGTGTGCTTCAAACTTGACCTGAAGGAATTCCCAGTAGGCACAATAGGCTCGTTAAGTTCCCTTGATGGTTTAATTCCTGGTGCTTTTGAGACATCAAACTAGGAAGGGAATTACTGTCAATATCCTGTATATCTTCACTGAGCTTCAGTGTTACAAATGTCTTTGCTCTGAATTGCAGTTGTGTGGTAACGCTTTCTGTGAGATCAATCAAATTTGATAGTGTGAGCCCGAATTGCTCTGCAAATAAACATGCACAGTCAAACTgcaatgacaaaataaaatggacCACTTATTCGACATGAGTCAAAGTGGAATCGGAAGAGAGTGAACTCTGCAGAAGCAATCCAGAGAGCTCTTGTTCTTACGTTGTGTGAGTTTCAGAACtgcaaatttcaaaatattatcCAAAGGTGAAGCTGATGTTCAGCTGGCTGCTCCTTGGGAACAAGTTACTGGATTTACAAAAACATGCTTCTGCCATATCAGACTGATATTAACAGAAGCACAAAGTATGCTAGAGTCTGTGTTGCATATCCTGGTTTTCTCATTAGGAAGCACTTCTGCGATTGCAGCACAGATTTCATTGCCTCATATCACAGCACACAACTGTCATTTTCTGATTTAATTTCAGCAACCTTAAGTGAACAGGGAATGTGTTATCCTTAGCTGCCTGGAAAAAATAAGGTTCGGATTAAAAGTGCTCTCAACCCTGGCTTGATCATCTGTCTGTGACAGTATCGGTGAACTTTTGGTTAGTAACTTGGCATAAATATTAAGACTGGTGAATCATCTGGAGAGACAGCAGGGGAATTCTTCCCACGTTTGTGTAAGACCAGGCAGAAGACAAACTAATTATCTTCTACTTCAGTAATCCTTTTTTCCATCCCTTTAAAATAAAGTCACTTCTATATTCAAGGCAAAGATTTTCTTTCCACTCAAGTCTGCATCAGGCCTGAAATCTCATCATGGTTAAAAGTTATTATAAGACTGGTTTGGGGAAGTGCTAAAGGATATGATTATGCTTCATTGATCTGAATGCTATGCTGAATAGTGACTGTCTGAATTGCAAGCAGTAAATGGCATCTCTTGAACTTCAGAAATGTGCgggttcttttcctctttgtgcgTGTCACAGCACATTTCTTATTGCTTAAAATTGTATATCTTGAGCTTTTGATATACAGCAAATTTAGGAACAAGTTGAAATCTTGATTTCTGGGAACAGGTGACTAGGAGAGCCTAAGCCATGTGAGTTCTAGCAGGCATTATATATTGATCTCCAGCATCAATAAAACTGCTACTATGTCCTGTAAAGTCTAACGCCCCTCAAGCATACTTCTTGATGTTACAGGACTGTTGCCTTGAAGATTCCTTGGGGGAACTGTTAGCTTATCATGGTAGCACATCCATGATTACCTTGTTGCAAACATTTTAGAGAGTCATGAAAGTGGTATTTGAGAAACAAGGGTCTGGAAAATTTAATAGCATCTAGCAGTATCACAGTATATGTGCTGTGTTTTTTAGATTATCTGTCAACAACTGACTGCTAAGAAAATACTTAGTTTTGAGGTGATTTAGGCAGGATGGTGGGTTGCAGAATGAATAGTGAAGCATAGAGTTCATGCCTTTCTTGTTAACTGGGTATGTATTTATTTTCGATTTTAGGTTGGAGGCAGTAAGCACACAATGAATGAGCACCTCCATGTTGGTAGCCACGGACAAATCCAGGTTCAGCAGCTGTTCGAAGATAATAGTAACAAGAGGACAGTTCTGACGACACAGCCAAATGGACTTACAGCGCTAGGCAAATCTGGATTGCCAGTGGTTCAGGACAGACAGTCAGAGAGTGCTCACAGACGACAAGGGAGCTCCAGCTCTTTAAAATCTACAGATGGAACAGGGAAGGTGAAAGCCTCTGTTATGACACCAGAGCAGGCAATGAAGCAATACATGCAAAAGTTAACAGCTTTTGAGCATCATGAGATTTTCAGCTACCCCGAAATATACTTTTTGGGTCCAAATGCAAAGAAGCGGCAAGGTGTGATTGGTGGCTCAAACAATTGCGGGTATGATGATGACCAAGGGTCTTATATACAAGTACCCCATGATCATATTGCGTACAGGTATGAAGTCCTGAAAGTTATAGGGAAGGGAAGCTTTGGGCAGGTGGTGAAGGCCTACGATCACAAGATGCATCAGCATGTGGCACTAAAAATGGTGAGAAATGAAAAACGTTTCCACCGCCAAGCTGCGGAAGAAATTAAGATCCTGGAGCATCTCCGGAAACAAGATAAGGATAACAACATGAATGTTATTCACATGTTGGAAAACTTCACATTCCGCAGCCATATCTGCATGACATTTGAATTGCTGAGCATGAACCTGTatgaattaataaagaaaaacaagtttcagGGCTTTAGCCTGCCTTTGGTCCGCAAGTTTGCCCACTCAATTTTACAGTGCTTGGATGCTTTGCACAAAAACAGAATCATTCACTGTGACCTTAAACCTGAGAACATTCTGTTGAAGCAACAGGGTAGAAGTGGTATTAAAGTGATTGATTTTGGCTCAAGTTGTTATGAGCATCAGCGTGTCTACACTTACATTCAGTCACGTTTTTACCGTGC
This region of Accipiter gentilis chromosome 34, bAccGen1.1, whole genome shotgun sequence genomic DNA includes:
- the DYRK2 gene encoding dual specificity tyrosine-phosphorylation-regulated kinase 2 isoform X1; the protein is MLTRKPSASAAAGAAYPAGRAGDSGRSLQSSPGTGAGVSRAGAGTGPPSPLALPPLRASNASHTVGGSKHTMNEHLHVGSHGQIQVQQLFEDNSNKRTVLTTQPNGLTALGKSGLPVVQDRQSESAHRRQGSSSSLKSTDGTGKVKASVMTPEQAMKQYMQKLTAFEHHEIFSYPEIYFLGPNAKKRQGVIGGSNNCGYDDDQGSYIQVPHDHIAYRYEVLKVIGKGSFGQVVKAYDHKMHQHVALKMVRNEKRFHRQAAEEIKILEHLRKQDKDNNMNVIHMLENFTFRSHICMTFELLSMNLYELIKKNKFQGFSLPLVRKFAHSILQCLDALHKNRIIHCDLKPENILLKQQGRSGIKVIDFGSSCYEHQRVYTYIQSRFYRAPEVILGARYGMPIDMWSLGCILAELLTGYPLLPGEDEGDQLACMIELLGMPSPKLLDSSKRAKNFVSSKGYPRYCSITTLSDGSVILNGGRSRRGKLRGPPESREWGNALKGCDDPLFLDFLKQCLEWDPAIRMTPSQALRHPWLRRRLPKPPTGEKASAKRITESTGAITSISKLPPTSSSASKLRTNLAQMTDANGNIQQRTVLPKLVS
- the DYRK2 gene encoding dual specificity tyrosine-phosphorylation-regulated kinase 2 isoform X2 — protein: MNEHLHVGSHGQIQVQQLFEDNSNKRTVLTTQPNGLTALGKSGLPVVQDRQSESAHRRQGSSSSLKSTDGTGKVKASVMTPEQAMKQYMQKLTAFEHHEIFSYPEIYFLGPNAKKRQGVIGGSNNCGYDDDQGSYIQVPHDHIAYRYEVLKVIGKGSFGQVVKAYDHKMHQHVALKMVRNEKRFHRQAAEEIKILEHLRKQDKDNNMNVIHMLENFTFRSHICMTFELLSMNLYELIKKNKFQGFSLPLVRKFAHSILQCLDALHKNRIIHCDLKPENILLKQQGRSGIKVIDFGSSCYEHQRVYTYIQSRFYRAPEVILGARYGMPIDMWSLGCILAELLTGYPLLPGEDEGDQLACMIELLGMPSPKLLDSSKRAKNFVSSKGYPRYCSITTLSDGSVILNGGRSRRGKLRGPPESREWGNALKGCDDPLFLDFLKQCLEWDPAIRMTPSQALRHPWLRRRLPKPPTGEKASAKRITESTGAITSISKLPPTSSSASKLRTNLAQMTDANGNIQQRTVLPKLVS